Proteins encoded together in one Deltaproteobacteria bacterium window:
- a CDS encoding ABC transporter substrate-binding protein: MLYLRALVLMFLAGLARESAVYGAAAPTKMVVAYASISPRVAPLWVAQEFGFFKKNGIEAELVFVRGAPTLVAALTSGDMNAGYTGGTAVLGAAAGGIDLKILAVLTNRVTYELVARPGIKNAEELRGKRFGVTSIGGTLWMGGVLGLEKLGIDANKDDVRFLVIGDQGELSQALELNRIDATVLDVVFTKRLREKGYPILAEFHKTNLPITSTSIVARGPYLQKNPQLFDGFMRALMESIAFTLGPSNKPAMLKLLQRRLRVSERDAEEGLTDIAFGMDKKPFPSMEGLRNIQRLMKQRNPKLGEIKVESLVDDSILRRLENSGYIDQLFATYGVK, encoded by the coding sequence ATGCTTTACCTTCGAGCCCTGGTTCTGATGTTTTTGGCGGGGCTTGCTCGCGAGAGCGCGGTTTACGGCGCGGCTGCGCCGACCAAGATGGTGGTCGCCTACGCCTCGATCAGCCCCCGGGTGGCGCCGCTGTGGGTGGCCCAAGAGTTTGGCTTCTTCAAGAAAAATGGCATCGAAGCTGAGCTGGTTTTCGTGCGCGGTGCGCCGACATTGGTAGCGGCGCTGACCTCGGGCGATATGAATGCCGGCTACACCGGCGGCACAGCTGTGCTCGGAGCCGCGGCAGGGGGCATCGATCTCAAGATCCTTGCAGTGCTGACCAATCGGGTGACCTACGAGTTGGTGGCGCGGCCTGGGATCAAAAACGCCGAAGAATTACGTGGTAAGCGCTTCGGCGTTACCAGCATCGGCGGTACGCTCTGGATGGGCGGGGTGTTGGGGCTGGAAAAACTTGGCATCGATGCCAACAAGGACGACGTTCGTTTCCTCGTGATCGGCGATCAAGGAGAGCTGAGCCAAGCGCTGGAACTGAACCGCATCGACGCCACGGTGCTCGACGTCGTGTTCACCAAACGGCTGCGCGAGAAAGGCTATCCGATTCTCGCTGAATTTCACAAAACCAATTTGCCTATCACTAGCACAAGCATCGTCGCGCGCGGTCCCTACTTGCAAAAGAATCCGCAGCTGTTTGACGGTTTTATGCGCGCGCTGATGGAGAGCATCGCCTTTACGCTTGGGCCGTCCAATAAACCGGCGATGCTCAAGCTATTGCAACGCCGCCTGCGCGTCAGCGAGCGCGACGCGGAAGAAGGTCTTACCGACATCGCTTTCGGTATGGACAAAAAGCCCTTCCCTTCGATGGAGGGGCTGCGCAATATTCAGCGTCTGATGAAGCAGCGCAATCCCAAGTTGGGCGAAATCAAAGTTGAAAGCTTGGTCGATGATAGTATCCTGCGCCGGCTGGAGAATTCCGGCTATATTGATCAACTGTTTGCGACCTATGGTGTGAAGTGA
- a CDS encoding aromatic ring-hydroxylating dioxygenase subunit alpha gives MLSREENELLTRIEPGTPMGDLFRRYWIPALLSEEIPAADCPPVRVRLLGEDLVAFRASDGKIGLLAEHCAHRGTSLFFGRNEACGLRCIYHGWKYDIEGNVLETPAEPAGSQLKNKVRHPAYPCAEAGGIVFTYMGPKEKIPLCPAYPWLGVPQDQIYIAKSSLECNYLQGLEGDCDSAHLNFLHRIFKPDARREFLSLATQAPDFEFDEMDFGLRAAAIRKMAGGASYARISHFVMPFIGAVPVGSMVDGKLDGFKAVYQVPADDHSTWRYDFFFKWSRPFGTDDSSKRDFVDANFKKLRNQRNNYLQDRERQKMVNFTGITEFLNQDACATESMGEIVDRSVEHLGATDAFIIQVRRCLLRAVKDFQAGKRPPGLIFDPEQNNFAHLRCEAAQLPTNVSWRSLYEDGKR, from the coding sequence ATGCTTTCCCGCGAAGAAAATGAACTGCTCACACGCATCGAACCCGGGACGCCCATGGGCGATCTGTTTCGGCGCTACTGGATTCCCGCGCTGCTGTCTGAAGAAATTCCCGCCGCCGATTGTCCGCCGGTGCGCGTGCGGCTGCTCGGCGAAGATCTCGTCGCCTTTCGCGCCAGCGACGGCAAGATCGGGCTGCTCGCCGAGCACTGCGCCCACCGCGGCACCTCGTTATTTTTCGGCCGCAACGAAGCGTGCGGCCTGCGCTGCATTTACCACGGCTGGAAATATGACATCGAAGGCAACGTGCTGGAGACGCCGGCGGAGCCGGCCGGCAGTCAGTTAAAAAATAAAGTGCGTCACCCGGCCTACCCTTGCGCCGAAGCGGGCGGCATCGTCTTCACCTACATGGGACCGAAAGAAAAAATTCCTCTCTGCCCCGCGTATCCCTGGCTCGGCGTGCCGCAAGATCAGATTTATATCGCCAAGAGCTCGCTTGAATGTAATTATCTTCAAGGCCTCGAAGGCGACTGCGACTCGGCGCACCTGAATTTCCTGCATAGAATTTTCAAACCCGACGCGCGCCGGGAATTTCTCAGCCTCGCCACCCAAGCCCCCGACTTCGAGTTCGACGAAATGGATTTTGGTCTAAGAGCCGCGGCGATCAGAAAAATGGCCGGCGGCGCCTCCTATGCGCGAATCTCCCACTTCGTCATGCCTTTCATCGGCGCCGTGCCGGTGGGTTCCATGGTCGACGGCAAACTCGACGGCTTCAAAGCCGTCTACCAAGTTCCCGCCGACGACCACAGCACCTGGCGTTACGATTTCTTTTTCAAATGGTCGCGCCCCTTCGGCACGGACGATTCCTCCAAGCGCGACTTCGTCGATGCGAACTTTAAAAAACTACGCAACCAGCGCAACAATTATTTACAGGACCGCGAACGGCAGAAGATGGTCAACTTTACGGGCATCACGGAATTTTTGAATCAGGACGCCTGCGCCACCGAGAGCATGGGCGAGATCGTCGACCGCAGCGTCGAGCACCTGGGCGCCACCGACGCTTTCATTATCCAGGTGCGCCGCTGCTTACTGCGCGCCGTAAAGGATTTTCAAGCCGGCAAGCGGCCACCGGGGTTGATCTTCGACCCGGAGCAAAACAACTTCGCCCATCTGCGCTGCGAAGCCGCGCAATTGCCGACCAACGTCTCGTGGCGTTCGCTCTACGAGGACGGCAAGAGATAA
- a CDS encoding extracellular solute-binding protein — protein sequence MLNVRPACDPVITCEGHLRRSRCCASSEFALTVFLLTDYAAMNFANRGFMRILIAFVVLMLVSFANADQAHTAEPRPAWQSEWDKLVKAAETEGEVAVYVVDYPRFAVSQFQKAFPKIKLNLVDGPSGPTLSSRLMAERRAGKYLGDLYIAGQGTHVSVLYPAKALAPMPPAMILPEVKDESKWFKAKHRFVDPETLHSFVFQGHRGLYVSYNTNLVKADEIKSWTDLIQPKWKGKLIGYEPSVAGVARNVLWYVYKNKFLGPEYMNKLYGDMEIAIARDQRQLVDWLVTGKAALCIACDDADIGGAKENKLPVETITHTLKEGDYVAAGQGAISLLTPAPHPSAAQVFLNWFLSREGQTIYQEQSVKAGQRNANSRRMDIAKDIIRPEYRLKEGAEVLENGPNVDQETAEATKLLKEILAKRSK from the coding sequence ATGCTGAATGTCCGGCCGGCTTGCGATCCCGTGATCACGTGTGAGGGCCACCTTAGAAGAAGCCGCTGTTGTGCGTCAAGCGAATTCGCCTTGACAGTATTTTTACTTACTGATTATGCTGCGATGAATTTCGCGAATCGAGGTTTCATGAGAATTCTTATCGCGTTTGTGGTCCTTATGCTCGTGAGCTTCGCCAATGCCGATCAAGCTCATACTGCCGAGCCCAGGCCAGCTTGGCAAAGCGAGTGGGACAAATTAGTGAAAGCCGCCGAAACGGAAGGCGAAGTTGCGGTCTACGTGGTCGACTACCCGCGCTTCGCCGTCAGCCAGTTTCAGAAAGCATTTCCTAAAATCAAACTGAACCTGGTCGACGGTCCCAGCGGACCGACGCTCTCGTCGCGATTGATGGCCGAACGGCGCGCCGGAAAATATCTCGGCGATCTCTACATCGCCGGCCAAGGCACCCATGTTTCGGTGCTCTATCCCGCCAAGGCGTTGGCGCCCATGCCGCCGGCGATGATTCTTCCCGAAGTCAAAGACGAGTCGAAGTGGTTCAAGGCCAAACATCGCTTCGTCGATCCGGAAACCCTCCACTCGTTTGTCTTCCAAGGCCATCGCGGCCTTTACGTTTCCTACAACACCAACTTGGTCAAAGCCGATGAGATCAAATCCTGGACCGATCTGATCCAGCCCAAATGGAAAGGCAAACTCATCGGCTACGAACCTTCCGTCGCCGGCGTCGCTCGCAACGTGCTTTGGTACGTTTACAAAAATAAATTTCTCGGCCCCGAGTACATGAACAAACTCTACGGCGACATGGAGATCGCGATCGCCCGCGACCAGCGCCAGTTGGTCGACTGGCTGGTCACCGGCAAAGCCGCTCTGTGCATCGCCTGCGACGACGCCGACATCGGCGGCGCCAAGGAAAACAAGCTGCCGGTGGAGACGATCACGCACACGCTCAAAGAAGGCGACTACGTCGCGGCCGGCCAAGGCGCGATCAGTCTCCTCACGCCGGCGCCCCACCCAAGCGCGGCGCAAGTATTTCTCAACTGGTTTCTCTCGAGAGAAGGCCAAACGATCTATCAAGAGCAGTCGGTCAAGGCCGGCCAGCGCAACGCCAACTCCCGGCGCATGGACATCGCCAAGGATATCATCCGGCCAGAATATCGCCTCAAAGAAGGCGCGGAAGTTTTGGAGAACGGCCCCAACGTCGACCAAGAGACCGCCGAAGCGACTAAGTTGCTCAAAGAGATACTTGCGAAGCGGTCGAAGTAA